The window cttgacaaaattcatttaCAAAACACTATGAGAAACTTATGTGTATGCACCTTATAAttaagttccatatttattattgagatgctCACCATACTTGAATTGATTAATGctagttgaacctagtacaataataaaaagatcTTCCATTGGCAAACACAAATAGTTTatccatatagaaaaagtcAGTGTCATATCATTGCgaaaaaagacaaacaccatACACAAATCTATCCCTTAAGTTCTTATAGAAAGAATCGTGGCTCAAATCATTGTGGAAAAAAgatgagcaacaaaaatggacaTGAAAGGAGTTGCGCAAACTAGTGTTTGGAAAAGATATTCATGTATTCAGGCCCTAGCATAAAGTTTACCTTTTGAGGTGAGTGACAAATCTATTGGGAGCATCTATGAGAAGaaaataactcaaaaataacaatatcaaaaatattaaagagaaaaagaaataaaaagttactGCTCTATATAAGTTTGCTCATTCACACACTCACATGAACTTtgacattgatgatcttatgaggTGTGAACATCTGTAgtgattgttgcaaataagaGGGTGTACTCTATTGAATATTTTTGTGAGTGACACTATGTTTGAACTAAGATGCATCTAGGCATGTTATTTGTCTCCATTgcttatagatatatatatatatataaataaagattttgttaaatttatttatttatttatttattttggtttatataaaaaaaatttgtgaaaatataaaatatattatttttatggttgtttggtatgttttatttttttgtgattttgcattTTAATGTACAAGTCTGGAATGTGTGTTTCTGTTGGTCTGAGTTTAAGTCCTAGTGGGACTCTGAGTTGTGATGGCTTAGCCATGTGCTTGCCATGTGAGTTAACTAAGTCGTGCCCGgcccctccccccacccccGATATTTTAGTCTTCGTTCACCAACgactttttcactctctttgtGTCCTAGACAAACACCACTTCCTACCCTTATCATGTCCTACTTCCTTCCTCATTGTTTAGAATTCGCACAGACCTTCTCGACTCCGTGATTTTGAGTCACGGTAAGTGTATTTCACATCTATATCCTCTCCCATTTTCATTTTAGGGCTCGCCGCATATGCATTTTGGAAGTGTTGACATTTGTTTTGATTTGCGACTTggagcttgattttttttattttttattttttagattgtgTAAAGTgggtctgttttttttttcatgtactgAGGAAGGATTTTTGGTGGTTGATGCTTTATACATTTCGATTTTAAACTAGTGCCCACcaagtgtttatttttatgttatgtcTTAACCAAACTACTTCATTCATTTAGTCATGATTTTatttgcattcatgctcatacaTCAGATGCATTTAATCCATAAAAAGTTGAGACACATGAGAGTTATGAGTCTTGTCAGATTAGTGATAAAAAGGGAGAGATATATTGGAAGATTGTTTTTCTTCGGGTATTATGAATTTCGTTTTGTGAATTTTAGGGGGAGTTTGAGTAAGTGTGTTGTTAAGGGGGAgttgaatgaatttttattgttCTGATTAATAATGTTTAATATTGAGGGGGAGAACTAAAATATGGATATAATTCAACTCCAAGACTAGAACATTCTTAGATTTTaaatcttttgaaatttaatcTTAGTTATTGTTCtatgtcattatttttttatctggaATCTCTACTCAGTCTCTTGGTCTACTATTTGTATTGTTGACAGGTTTTATATTACATTCATCAAATTGATTTTGTCATCAATCTGTCAAATGTGGAGATTGttgatgtaaaagtttgttggCTCGGATTAAATGACTATGacctatttgaattattggatgaatgtgtctttatttttatctatgataatttaaattcaaagataaatagattaatagataaagatttgtctttatctttatctatgaatatttgaattcgAAGATAAGTGGTTGAATAGATAAACgttcaaaagacttttgatcaagattgaatattcgaaaaaatatgagatatcaagtgatctggataaaagattaaaaaagaagataacAAGCAGAAAGAATTTCAAACTATCAAGAAGTTATCTAAAGCAGTTATCTGATAAAATTTCAGCGCTAGCTGTTAGCAGTCTATCAGCATAGTTCTCTCGTCAGTAGATTCCTGCTGCACCTAAAACTCTTATCAGATTTGTTCCGTTAGTAGAATCCTACAACAATTAGaattgattttcagattgtttatttaagggatcctaTTGGTTAGGATCTGTAGAGATTATGgtgacgtttggattcgcaggacatctcagatcatctcagctcatttcaactcatttcaactcatctcactattattcattattattcaacaactttaattcataaatctcactactattcacaactcatctcattactattcacaattcatctcaactcatctcaaatcatctcaaatcatcttcgaatccaaacgtctcttaTATCTACATATTTTCTAAAGTACTTTCTAATGCattgtttggtgagaaaattccttagtgaattttcagatttgtgatctctctttgagtgtgatCGTACTTCGAGCGTGGAGGATCATGTGATTAGACTTTAGCCCCTAGAGTTCTCGGAGGAaagacaatatttgaagatcacCAGAAGTTCTAGCTGCTACTGTGGTAGAAGACAAACAGGTCATTTGTCTcggcaagtaagagagtcaagttgcaaaggttttgtaattgatgattacttgtaattgattttcaaataataagattgatttttctgggtttggctgccccatagggttttacctttaaagagttctttaaagggtttcacTTCGATACTAATCttagtgttatgcaatttatttattttatattattgtttaattattaaattaattgcatgcttgaataataaccaatttgttgagtgaattagTAGATATTTCTGCTGCATTATAGGGTACTTGAGTAATTTCAATTACAATACAAATAATTGACAAAACTGTAAAATTAACTAAGATATGACTCTAAGGAAACTCTCTGTACAACCAAAACCACCTTCAAGCAACAAAATCATCAGGCCCCAATTCTTTTAgcaaaaaaccataaaaaagaCACTTACTTCGATTGTAAGTCAAAAGTAATCACACGATATTTCTTTGTCAATGGTCACTTGGAACCTATTTCAAAACTATTACAATACGTCAACTTCAACACTAAAAATGATTTCATTTAACTCTAAAATTCCACCCAATCcttaataacataaatttaGACTTATCTAAAAAGATTATCCTCACAATTGATAAATCCCAAATTTCTAGATTGTAAACATACTGCTAGATAGCACATATACCGGCCTCTCTTCCCTTATTATCTTAACGTAAATAAAGTCTAAACCCAACCATATAATAGTGACATAAATATAGATTAATTTTAGCGAATACTCACAAATAAGACTTACTAGTTTAGCCTAAAGTAAGTCTAGATGAAACTTAGAAGGATTTCAAAACCTCAAAATGATTGATCAAATATTCAATCTTCCAAAGTTTTACCAACCTCGTATTGTACACACCCACCACTAACACTTgagtattaaattcattttcaaCACACCACAATAGTATAATTCACTAAGTACATTCTCAACTATTCAAAACACCCAATTTTAGCCAATTTCCTATTCGAAATTCTTTATAAGGGAGAGAATTTACTTAATATAACCATTAATGGTGATAAAGCGACTTGGAGCAGTGGCTGTGTGTTATGACCTCTTCTAGAAGGGCTTGGAAAAGGCAGGAAATGGAGGGAAACTCTAAACACAGCGTTTTGGAAGTATTTTTAGTTGTTGTCGTCTAAGTATTAAGTCTGTCGTTTATACTTGTAATTATTTCTAATTCTTGTTGTCGAGTCattgtaatatttcttttaagtaaGCAATCGGTTATTTCTACTTTGCACGTGTTGCAAGTTTATTAGACCAGTTAGTTATCCCTGGGTGGATATGAAGGGAAGTAGAGCATTGAGGAGGTATTGATGAATATTCTGGAAGATTTTACTTAGAGAATGTTGTAATGGAGGTTAGGTCCCTTGAAGAACCTATAGCAAAATACCAGATCTCTACTGAACTTTTTATCAAACATCCCTTGTGCATTCTCATGTACTCATTCACCTAGTAGTCATTTACATTCACTGCATTCCTCATTACAAGCATTTCATACAACCATTTTTGTGTTCTTATCTACTCTTCCAGTGGGATTCATAACATTGTGGGTAGAGAGATAACGTTGCAAAAATAAGAATTGAGAGggaaacaaataaatagaaacataaatagaaataaacacatgcagagagagagggagagagagagcagagagactGACAAATACAGACCAAAGAGAAAAACTAGAGAAAACAAAGAGGAGAGGATACTGAGATATATAGATTGTGAAAGAGGAGAGAGATGTGTGTGAGAGACCAGACCCGGGGGGTTGGTTATGGGAAATTTTGGGGGTGGGGAAGGGAAAGTGGAGAAAATAAAGGGGGAAAAGGGTTTTTACAATGGGCTGGTTGGGTTGGGCTTGGGTTATTACAATGTGGGTGTCTAGTGTACCAGTAATATACTAGAACTGAAAATGTCAGTCTTTTTGACCGAAACGAAATTAATTCTAAACTATGCTTATGGCCTatgtgttagggaccccggtcttgtccctaacactaagggTCCACGGCTAGTCTTGGTGATGATGGTGACCGAGTGTTCTTACCACTTGCTTGGCTTTCCACGAAAGGATAGTGTTTGAATGATGGAATGAAGATGTGTTTGGGTAGCctaagtgtttaggctaaggCAAATCAATGTGAGTGGCTAaacttgttcttgaatgaagtgccaagatgatggaggctagggttgaaTGGATGAGATGAGGTTAGGGTTCATGGGCTATGATGGAATTAGGGTTGGTGGTCTTGTAAGATTGGCTTAGgattatgggtgtttgatgcaatgggaATGGCTTAAGGGTTACCCTTGATGTTTGGGTCACTTGGATGGTGGTTAGGGTAAGTATGGTGAAGTGTAGTTAGGGTTTTGTGAGGTCGCTAGGGTGGATTTCGAGATTGGCAAGAGATGGCTTAGGgttggagtttaggatgatgctaTGGTTTGTGAATGAGTTGGAAGAGTGGGGCTAGGGTTTGGTTGGCTTAGGAATGATTATGGAAAGTTTGTAAGATGGAAGAAATATTTGAGTGAAAAGGGAagtttgagttttgaattaagatggCAAATCAATATTTGACTTAGAGAAATTGTAGGAAGattgatttaaggaattgaagaagatttgcaattccttaaattaagggattgggatttgaatttgaatttgaattggaggaagtcaagactcctaaaaggattGAGTTTCCTTATTGAGCTTTGAGGTGGGCGGCTAGAgtttatgtggatgatgggGCTATTTATAGAAGGTGACAAAGATGGTAAGATGGGATCACTAGGGTTAGCGCCACTTGTGTTTAGGGTTTGGTGTTGGATAGTGATGATGGGCGGCTAGGTCaaggattagggttttggactTAGTTTAAGGATGTGGTCGGCTAGGTCAAGTACCACTAAGGCAAGTAGTGGCCGAATAGGACTTTGCACCAAGGGGAAAAGTATGTTTCGACTAGGCTAGGTTTTGAAGAGGCAAATCAAATATGGAAAGTTGACACACTTACGAAAAAGATGACAAACACTAGGTTGGTCGAATTTTGTGGCTTGGATGGATCAAATGAGCAATAGAATggatgaacaccaagaacaattgaagaacactcaagaacaaaagaaacaatacTTAGAAACTTAAAAGAACACAAGAACCAACAAGATAATTCAACAtttgattcacgaattgtacAAGAATTGAATATATCTCATAAATTGAgaaacacaacttggattcacaaattgcaccaagttgcaagaacaagatagatagattgaaccacacatattcacgaattgcaaggtgtgattGTCTCTTAAgggattcacgtattgcaccccaaagagcccaagtaCCTTAGCACCGAATGGTGAtctcaagaataaaataatctacCCACTAGGGAGTTTGCTAAAAGATGTAAATGTAAAGCCTAAGGGTCATATTTATAAGGATTATAACTtagaaacccccaataggtcccttagaaaataaataattaaataaaaataaaaaataacaaagttaGCATGGGCCAAGTTGacccatgacatgcatgtgCCCATGGGTGGGTTAGGCTGCCCATTGCATGGGACATGGGCATGGCTAGCATGGCTGTTGGCATGTGGCTGACATGACCCTGGACTGATCTGGGCGCTGGCCTGGCTGGCATGGTCATGAACCACATAACATGGAGTCCTACCACTATGGCAACATAGCAAGTTGTTTTTCCTCCAtgcgttttcttttcttttttcaattttgtttttgtcagGTGAAAAGGTAGCCATCTAGCTCCCATGCTTGATTAGTTCAAGAATGCTCAAAGTATCTTTATTGGGACGTGACAAATGTGGCGTCTATGGTTCCATAAACGCTAGCTTTTAGGCGTGGGTTGTTTCACAATactttttaattcatctcaatttcatataatataaaataaataatttaatttttaaaattttaaaataaaaataatattaaaaatatatattttaataatattttatttaatattaaacttttatcttaattgatcatcttatctcatttgtaaaaacaaaccagGCAAGAAAGGAATTAAAAATCATTCAAATCATCTAcgctaaattaattaaagaaccACCGTTGAAAAGCATGATAAAAATGCTTATTTGTAATAGGTATTTGCGACTAAAACGACGAGAATGGTACTCACAGTACTACCAATTATCTATTTGAGGATTGCAATTTATAATACTAATTGTCACTGCCATCTTGTAGCATTTTGaattggctatatatatatgtgtatgtaaaTCTTCATTTTACAAGTCATATTAATTCAAGAAACAACAATTAAAGCAGATACATTATTAAAATGGCGAGACATATTCCATTGCTTCAACATGAAGCttattaaatttaacaaaaGAGTGCTCCTATTCCCCAGATCTTTGCCTAGAAATCAAGAGCACTATTCAATTAGCTTGAACTGTGATTACCTTTTACAAACTACTCCACGACCATCCATACCACTTGCGCAATTCAGGTTGCCAAACTCCTCCAACTCCATAGAATTTTCTTGATCTGTTAACTCACCAGTAAACCTTGCTACAGCACAATCAGTGGAAAAGAGACTTGAGGAGGAGAATTCTTTTTGACCACCCAAAACAGGCATGAGCACCCCCATCTTCACCCTACTCACGTAGTTGCTTGCATAAGTCTGGCCTAAAACACCGTTAACTTGCCCACTCAATGAGTAAAACTTGAAACTCAAGTCAAGATGCGCGAAGCAATCCTCTTGGTTAATTCCATAATTGTGAATCTGGGAGTCTTTCTCAGTTATAGGCACGACTGTTGCTTTGATCTTGAAATTCCCTTCCACCTCAATTTCTACTGAGTTTGCGTCACGAATCCTTGTGATTGTAACACTTGGAGACGTCATGGATTGCCACCTTGAGCTTTCTTCATCACGAAGGTATATTGGTTCGCCATCGAAGCCCAGCGAAAGGCGGTCGACGGAGTCATCCCAAATCGATGTTTTTCTAGCGCCGATGAAGATCTTGTGAGTGCCGAAGAGGATTCCGAGAGACTGGACCCAGGTGAAGTCCCTCTTCATGTTTTCGTTTCTTTTTCCAATGAAATGGCCATTGATGTGGATGTTGGAGTCGGAAACAAGGCAGAAGTCGTGGTCTTTTTGACCATGGAAGTAGAAGGTGATTCCATCTCCACCGACGAATCGTGGGTCTTGGCACACAGCACCGGCACCGTTGCATTCTGCTCAGATTTGCATGTGAAATCAATGGttacttacaaaaattttatcCATGACTAGCTACAACATATGTTGATCAACGGATCTATGGAGATCAGTTGgtatgcaaaattttttgaacAAAAAGCCAAATCTTATTATGTTATCAGTTGCATCAAGTTAAGAAATTATTAAGGTCGCACCAATCATTAATGCATGCTGTTTTGAAAGTATTTTCAACCAGAAAAGGTATGATTGTTAGAAGGTGTCATTCTTTAATTAGTACTCTTATAAAATCCCAAAGAACAGAAGTAGTGTAGGGCGAAACTTACCGCAAACTGGGCTGCAAGTGGCGCAGTTAACACCACAGTTGTCGGGGCAACCGCTAGGACAGGTAAGCTGCGTACCATAGCACCGAGGGAAATCCTTTTTCGTACATTTAACTGTCTTTGGTGCTGAACTTGAAGCAGGGGGAGGCGGAGGAACAGACacaggaggaggaggagaagaagaagcaggAGGAGGGGGAGGTGAACTCTTctttggtggaggaggaggtgaaTGCTTTTTTGattttggtggtggtggtggcggagATGGCGGCGGCGGTGGCGGATGTTCGCAGACGGGTTCGCAAGTTCGACAATTCATGACACAAGTGCGAGGGCAGGTTGTAGGGCAAAGCTTTTGTACTTTGTAACAAGCAGGGTAATTAATCTTGTCTTTGCACCTCACTTTCTTCTGCTTATGAGGTCCTGCCTCTGCCGCCATTGCCGTGAACAGGAGGAGAAAGCACACAATACTCAAGCGAGCAATGGCTTGAGCTGCCATAATTCTGGTGCTGAAAGAATATGTATGGTTGAAGGACTAATGCTATATATCTGGGTCGATCTGGATTGAGAATCCTATGCTACATGCACCTCATTTTATAGAGGTTTTGAAAGGAATAGGATTAATTGTTAAGCTAATTGTGTGCCCTAGAATCTAGCACGAGCTTTCATGCTACCTTGTTTGTTCTGTACGTGGAGTGCTCTTTACTTGAAACTTTGAGAGATGAATCCAGTCGGTGTTAATAATTTTCCCTATTGACCTCCCACATGCCCCTTCAAAAACGGCTCAAGTCAACCTCCTGCTTTTCATAACTTGTACATAAAAAAATGGTCCTATCATCAAGTTAAACATCAAGGCTTTGCATGATATATGTgaacaaaaaaatgataaaaagtaaCTCCAACCATTCATTTTAGATGGGAATTAAAGTGCTGCCATGCATTAATAATATTGCTATCCATCCTCCTTCAAAGGGCTTGATTAGATCTAAGCATTTCGAGATCTAAACATAACGTACATTGACGTGATACGtacatcagattataaagttatttttatcgtaaaataaATCACgctaatttgtgagtttatttttatataatatttttctgtttaTAAGATTGAATGATCCCCCAATATTTATATCtactaaaaatattagaaaaagttaaaaaaaaatatctaatcaaTATTTGATCtctaatactaaaaatatcccaTATTTATGCCGAGAAGGGCAAAACCATAATGGCCTTGTGAATGGTGCAATTATTAATGCTCTTGCCTATTGATCATTAACCGattgactagctagctagtcaatTAATAACCTAATTGGTCTTGTTAACATAATTAATAGCCTTAATTTGGGTAGGCTACACCACGAATACATAGGAAAAGAAATGCATTCTTCATGTGTTTAGCCACTTTTGTTGCTAAACCAAATCCAAAACTTCAGCCTTAAAATTGGTAATAAGTAAGGCTCAATTGGATGCTGCCCAGTAGCAACCTGATCATGACGACTTTAAAATtagagctatatatatacacatttgtATTTACATAGTGGTCATGAGTTTTGCTGATCTTTAAGGTAATCTTAATtcgtacgtgtatatatatatatatatatgcacgtaGCATTATTCATTAGAATATGAGTTAATCTACATACAGTCGTTCTAAATGGAGACTGTTCATGCAAGCCCATActgttatgtttaaaaaaattaaaattacaataatatcctttttaaaatgataatttttttattttattttaccttcaTTCATCAATGGGACTGCATATGCAGTCTCGGCCCACCCAAGACAgcaatagaatttctcttagaATATTATGGTTGATATATAACTTGTCCATGGCCATGTAAGAAAGCCCTTCCTTGCTTCCTGCCCTTAAAGAAGTTATGGGACCTTTACAACTGTAATAACTGACTTACTAAGTGTcaatattccaaaaaataaaaaacaaaaaatttcagaaatatttagttcacaaaaaaattgtataaaaatgaacttacaaactgatatggctTGCTCTAGcacatcaaattgtaaaattcttttttcagtAAAGTAGATGTAACATATGATCACATCTAAATtacaatttgtaaattttactTTTGGAGATTTTATTTTAACCTAACAGTACGTTTCATAAACCTTTACCAAGACTGATCTAATAGGCAATCTATCAATCTcatttcaacatatatatatatatatatatatattaatttcaggACGAAaatgactaatttttttttcatacccTGTAATTTTCATAATCTACAGTTAAATTtctgaattataatatatatatcatattaattgagaataaacaaatcaaaaaaatcttttatatctttttcTATCCATAATTTCTAGCTCTAAGCTTGACGAGAAACTGAGATTACGGTTCAAAAGAGTGATGTTGACCATCATCTTTTAGGGTTTGACTTACATCCTGTTAACTGGATATACATTctgtttgaaaaatgaaaggatAAGATTGCTTTaagcaaaaaaattataagttgacatttttaaaaattaatctttcaATCTCGTCTATTCACTTTTCAACAGCATATTTCCAGTAAAGTTTTAAGCcaaacccaatttttttttttatcatcctttTACCATCCCATAATTATTAAAACATTATTCATtagatttcaattatttatcaattatttGATGTTACATCAAGAAATGGATAGGAGTTTAGAGGATGATGAAacagcatttatatatatatatatatatatataagtactaaTCGCATTGGGTAATTTAAGGATGCAATTCATATATGATCACACATTGAAATCAAAATCAAGGGTACTCCTAGTTCGCACTCAAATTATGAAGAAGACAAAGACAGCTGAAATAGAAATTTCTGGTTATTATAACAGTAGTACTGATCATCATGCCATATAATCAATGAGAGAATGATCATACCcattaattaatagtatatgCATGTTAATTAAATGCCAGTtaatctattaattaatataggTGCCTACATTAATTAGCTAGCATGATCCCATGCATGTGGcactaatatatatcttttaagacttttgcatgcatgctttgGACTGTgtaaaataatcttaattaaCGCTCTAGCTACATGATTAACCCTCTcttagaatttaattaattggatcTCTGCATGTCGTTAATGGAAGAGTTTACGATTAAAGTATTTAACCCTCTAGTGTTAGCGAGCCTTTGATCGATTAAAGTATTAACGAAAACGAATTCAAATAATTATCTAAGTAATTAatcatgcatgtacgtatatatGTTTACGTGATCTTCAGTCCCACGGAAGACATTGTAGAAAGCTACAATATTTCGAGACTAGTCAATGAAAGAATTTATCTTGACTTTACCAGCGCGTGCGTactaacactacaagaaaaataagcacttgtaatagattatttgcgacgataacaactatttacaacaaaaatagactcattttgataggaaataatcatttttgttgaaaataactgatcacaaataaacagttttcttatagtatgAAATAGTACTTCACCTAAAATAATCAGGTTAATTAGAAAATTAGTAAATGGGTTTTCACCTTTTGTTCAATTCGAGACCTCGGTTTTCATttctagataaaaaattatacctaaattttaaaaaattcgcAATGAGGTACTTTTGTCAATTTTTCATTAGAAAATTAACGGGATGCCACATATCAGTCTTTAATTTGTTTAACAAATAGCATCAAAATTAACCCATGTCACCCAATTGAAAGTTGATTTGCTAATGAAAAATGAATATAGGTACTTAAATATTGCGACTT is drawn from Juglans regia cultivar Chandler chromosome 5, Walnut 2.0, whole genome shotgun sequence and contains these coding sequences:
- the LOC109011850 gene encoding uncharacterized protein LOC109011850; this translates as MAAQAIARLSIVCFLLLFTAMAAEAGPHKQKKVRCKDKINYPACYKVQKLCPTTCPRTCVMNCRTCEPVCEHPPPPPPSPPPPPPKSKKHSPPPPPKKSSPPPPPASSSPPPPVSVPPPPPASSSAPKTVKCTKKDFPRCYGTQLTCPSGCPDNCGVNCATCSPVCECNGAGAVCQDPRFVGGDGITFYFHGQKDHDFCLVSDSNIHINGHFIGKRNENMKRDFTWVQSLGILFGTHKIFIGARKTSIWDDSVDRLSLGFDGEPIYLRDEESSRWQSMTSPSVTITRIRDANSVEIEVEGNFKIKATVVPITEKDSQIHNYGINQEDCFAHLDLSFKFYSLSGQVNGVLGQTYASNYVSRVKMGVLMPVLGGQKEFSSSSLFSTDCAVARFTGELTDQENSMELEEFGNLNCASGMDGRGVVCKR